Within the Zea mays cultivar B73 chromosome 10, Zm-B73-REFERENCE-NAM-5.0, whole genome shotgun sequence genome, the region ccaccaaactctattaactcttgggaagaattagagcagaaatttcatgaacacttcttctcaggagaacatgagttagaattggctgacttagcttcagtccgacaggggcctgaagaatcggttaatgactatatccggagattccgggacactagaaaccgatgctttcagattcatgtcgcagaaaaacaactgacagggctagctttcaatgggttgcgaccctacttaaaagaaaaattagatggcacccaattcttttcactagtgcacttacaccagtgggctatgacctgtgaaagccgaagtaaggaaacatcaaaatcggctagccataagatgcatctagtgggatacgataattcggacgatgaatccacggatgtatacaccgccgaactggtttggccaggacaggctaaaccttcagcgtgttctgctttacagtcgattcgaaagaatcgacaagaggaagttaagtttacttttaatgttgccaaatgcgataaaatatttgacgagttactgaaaaacggcaacattaaattaactcatactattcctcctcctgatgaattaaagaggcgtgcttattgtaagtggcataattccttttctcatgccaccaatgattgtaatgtttttcgtcgacagatacaatcggccataaatgagggtcgattggcttttcaggagatgcaagtagacacacaaccctttcctgttaatacaatagaactcacatgcaaaaaggtcttggttcggcccgaaatggctgataaaggcaaaggcaagggtatcgtcattggcgatccccgcatgtcagatatatcacaaaaggagattgctcgaaaggcttcggacgagaaggctaaaaagtccgaagacactggggggcaggcacagttaatgaaccaaacacatcagcctagcccgaacatcgtagatggtccggcacctacgtgcggacgatccggtgctcagacaaacagtccggctaactcagccggacagtccccctatgaccaaaggcgtcaacctctacaTAAAGCAAGAaaaaagacgcaaggtcaaagcacatataatcggctgatcaaagccgatcctacttttgatcagttgctctccaaaaatgctagcaaaaagactgttccacgtgatcggtcaacaaagaaacactggccacctgctaaaacaaaacggttaaacaaaacggcccaaaaggcgacacaacaagcatcgcctattcattctatgagaccagggtactttccacctatttactcatcatcggtatattatcctgttcaaacatggaatggcacgatgatgaatccatggtacatgtataatcccttcgtctatccagactggggggcacctccattctattccttttgatccattgatcaaatggtcatggccgagaaagatacaatccgaaacggcctttatattggtgctttattgaataatctccatatcgaaaagccggtgacttacatcaggtttagttcatatgcttttggttcgtcaaccttcaccaaaaggcaggggggcatatgttcgaacccaaaaatgaccgtgcggacggtccggcccggaggccggacggtccgcggtccggaccgtccgcggtggtggcgcggacggtccgcgcgtgcgcagagtcagttagggttcctagtttctcgcgggatttgttacctaaaaccgcgggattaactcggaaatcagttggaagcggatccagacctccccctttatatagatgaagggctacggccgattgaaccccccaacaatcgaacaaatcaagtctattactcgtttttaccttatgcattaggagtagttctagtctagttctagtttagccctagtttagtattccaatccccaaattctctgcctctcctcgactctacgtcgattagaggagtctaggtcggccggcccgagcctagacaactcctaggatctctcctccccgacggggtccctcccgggagcgagatccaggcgccgccggcgatcttccgccgcccctgcgcacgcgcggaccgtccggccctagagcgcggaccgtccggccgtcaggcagggaacccgagctcctgcaccaggtcgcggaccgtccggccctgtgccgcggaccgtccgcgtccgaccagagagcaccgccacgtcgcgccaggtcgcggaccgtccggccccaagctgcggaccgtccgcgcctgaccagagagcaccgccgctggttcttttgagtgattggcgcctccgaaaaggtgtcaacacttaccaacattaaacgtaaacttaacctcctcttgccgtttcttttgaaccgtctgcaaagaggaacaagccgaagatttggcctgttttggccaaaccatttcagcagcatatacttctgctgattcgtcatctgagctattttggtcgcattctactatatgtacgttgtgacgcattgttttagcagtttctttactccagctttcgcaagccaaagccctctggtgtaactgtgctagtgtaaaaaattggatgccttctaatctctcttttaaataatatcgtagaccattaaaggctaatcctactagctgtttttctgctaaatgaatttgaaagcatcggtttcttgtatcacggaatctccggatgtaatcattaaccgattcgtcttttgtctgtcgcaatgacactaaatctaccaaatccaattcataatcaccggagaaaaaatgatcatgaaatttttgttctagatccccccatgatgaaatggaattaggaggtaaagtggcataccatgcaaacgcggttcctgttagtgataatgaaaataaacgtacgcgaaatgcctctgtgtcggccaattctcccaattgtgctaagaactggcctatatgttcgcgtgtgtttttcccttgatcacccgaaaattttgcgaattcgggtatcctggttccctgtgggtatgggtggtgatcaaatcggctgtcataaggtttccgatatgattgccccccagggaccatgcttactccgagcttatctcagaacgccccggctatttcttcccttactatatcaatggcagccggtgcaagaccaccggctctctggtcaaacataggtggggttggctggatattagcatgttgtctttccccccattggtttgagttacgtggtgcattttcatttgccctatatgggtcataggtttgatcgtttctttccggccttctaggtggggccgaaaagctttcctgggctttggatcctgaattaatgggctggtgcatcacatagtgtgatgggaagtgttgctgggacgggcgaggattcatgtaataatcctcctcaaaatactcatgcgcggactgtccggatacgtacccggaccgtccgtggctatatgcggaccgtccgtcgttgtatgcggaccgtccgactgggtagtttgggttctgtgccgtgtgtggtggctcgggcgcatatctaggtaactcattaaaaataggcccgactgttgctggcccggacggtccgcgctcacgtgcggacggtccaggcatgtgcagatcggctggtttgctgccgatttacggttgcttagggtatgtgtccatcggcatcccataaaggggttgtgactggtcgtgacaacctgtagccgatgtgttacacgcgttatctcctaacccaacctcgtgtgaaggaaaatttgcgatgtTAGACTTAtagaatgcacgtactagtctcttaacatCGCTTTGCATGCCCCCTATGAtgctctgcatttgttcacgctgctcttctacataatttctaagagattgtagctcgttggtattacttacattggggatatctggcgtgggttggagcgaagccggatccgtcgcccgatgtcggacgaccttgttgttcctgtccactttgaagttggccaaaaaTTTCGCTCTCGCCTCCTGGAtcttccgctccttgtgctcctcaaactggagctgctcgtcagccggcaaggtttcccaagtcggctctatgatgttgcttagagaaatatcagagctctcccttgaaccggccattgagggccgatttgatgagcctagatgtgctgtccccagcggagtcgccaaaaagtatgttgacgcttttttggagcgccaaatactcaagaagaaccggcgacaGTGCTctttggtcaggcgcggacggtccgcggcctggggccggacggtccgcgacctggcgcaggggctagggtttcctgcctgacggccggacggtccacgccctggggccggacggtccgcgcgtgtgcaggggcggcggaggatcgccggcggcggcctggatctcgctcccgggagggaccccgtcggggaagagattctaggggttgtctaggctcgggccggccgacctagactcctctaatcggcgtagagtcgaagagaggcgaagaatttggggattgggaggctaaacctaaactagactagaactactcctaggataaaatgcgaataaaagttgtattgattcgattgttgatgatacaaatcggccgtagacctctctatttatagaggagggggactggaccctttacacaactgattccgagccaattccgcgaatatagctaacaaccgtagcacaaaactcggaaccctaatctgttctgcgcacgcgcggaccgtccggcccacaggcgcggactgtccggaccgcggaccgtccggcctcagggccggaccgtccggcagCTCTTTTTTGGTTCGAACACACACCCTAAGACAGAGCTTATCAGTACTACTATCCTAAGACAGTACTAGTAATCAACAACGAAGTTAAAAAGATGCTCCTAAATCTAGCTTTCCAATGCATCTTTCCTTTCTCTCAATATACTAGTACCTTTTTCTTTTACCATATGTTTTGTTAAAACTCACATGTAATTCAAAGCTCACTGAAGTGCTCTGCTTTCAGCCGTAGCTGATTTCACTGCACCGTCCTCTAATTGCTTTATCATGGCATTTGTACTTATTAAAGGCGAGCAGACGAGAGGGCTCGCTCGATTGCAAAATCATTCTCGGGGGGGGGGGGCCTGCCATGTCGCCCCCATGACTGCATACCAACCAGGTTGTAACCTTGACTTGGTCCTGAGTTCTGACTGAAGAGTACTACCACAGTAATAAGATCGTGCGACAACTTTTTTTTTCTCTTCAGTTTCGGCTGGATCCATCCAATCCTTCTGAGATGGAAAGATGCATGAGAATAAGATCCAATCGTTTAAATTATATACCTAACCTAGCAGCATCTGTTTTGTTTTCCTTGCCGGCCGGCCGGTTTCGCGTGCATGGCACATAGCACAGGGAAATCGCCCATCTAGCATGAGATCTAACACAGGTTGGCTGGATAGCACAACGCACACTTCGGTATCTTATCTACTACAGTCCAATAGAGATCATACAGTACACAGTACTAATCTACTGGATGATGATTGGACGTTTCCTTCGGCCGTGTTACTAGCGCAGAAAAATCTCGGGGATAATCTGCCGGAGGAGATAATGCAGATTTATTAATTAATCTGGAGGTTCTTTGACAGAGTAATCTCGGGGATACGCGCCTTTCGTTTCTCGTTGACGTTGCTCGCTTTCATGAAGTGAGTCATCAGCATAGGTGTACTGTGTAGTGTGTACAGCTAGCACAATGCTCTGGAGGTTCTTTGCCAGAGTAATCGAGTGAGCTCGCCTCTGATCGAATTGGTTTCCCTCGAAACAGAATCAGAGTGAAGCTGATACTAGTAGAGCTGGTAGCTCGACGAGGACGGGAATAAATTCGCGGAGCCGGTCTAAATGCCTGTTGGTTAGACGTCATTTCTTCACAGGCTGCGTGTTTTTTTAACATGGGGGGAAGAAAGGCTTTATGTTTACTATACCTGAAACGTGTTTGAATGTTTACTACTGTACTTTGCTAGACGGAGAGTGGGAAGGACTCGGCTTTGATCGGATGCTGCTGGGGGCCATAAATCTCGCCATAAAGGAGGGGCATTCAAGGTGCTAAAACTATGTGCAGCTGCTGCTGGCTGCTGCCATTGTTGCCAACAACAGTATTGGCTGCTGCCTGTTCGCCGGCCACGCCACGCTACGACGCCAGGACAGGATTCCGCGGCGAGCAGCCTCGCTGGTGGATTTCCGTCGATCGATGCCATGATTATTACGACGTGCGTGGAAGCCGGCCTCTGGGTTAATTGCCTTGCCTTGCTTGCGAAtgtcggccggccggccggcggtGCTTGTGCTTCTGTTCCGTTCCGTTCCGACGAAAGTCGCCACCCCACCCCGGCCCAGCGCGTATTTCAGTCGCGCGCGCCACGCGTCTCTCGGACGGACAAATGCAAGCAAGGTCGATAAGCGGCGACGCGCGGGCGTTCTTAATTAATTTATGGACAGGCAAATGCAAGGTTGGTTGGGTGGGTGGCGCACGGTGTGACTACCACTACCTACGTGCTTCGGCGGTGTCGATCGGCGTCATCGATCGGTCTACGTTTCTTTGGGAGCAGTGTGGTGGCTCAGCTAGGTGTGCGTGGAGATGTTTTGCCGATGGCTCCTACTCGTACTCAGCATCTTCCACCGCGTACCGGGCGTTCTTCATGCATGGGATGGGACGATCCTCTCAGTTGCTGCAGGGAGCAGGGGGCGGCCAAATAGTTGTGGGAAACTAAAGGCATGAATCTCGCCAAGGGGCTTGGCTTTGCGATCTTCCAGTTCCAGTTTCagtagggaggaggaggaggaagaagaagagcagGAGGAGGACGTGAGGGGCCTTTTGTTGTTTCGCATTAATGCCGAGTAAAGAGAAGCATTGACCTCTCCCCTATTCCTTGATACACAGTGGCACCCCTTCCCCTATAAAACTCGGTTCCTAGCCGCTCAACCGAACGCATCAAGGCTCACCTCCTTCCCTCTGTTCCCGTCTCCCCCGGCCTCTCTCGGCAAGTCGGCATCCGTCCTCGATCCACGCTCAGCTCGCCTAAGGACTAAGGTAACAGGCAACGCTGTTCGTTGTTCTTGCTCATCATATGCTTTGACGTGTGTTAGGTTGTGTGGTAAAGTTTTACTAACAGACACAGTGTCTGTGACGCTTTGACGTAGCCATCAGCGTTCAGCGATGAGCCGGGGCAGCAGCAACGGCGGCGTGAGGAGCGCCGCCAGGCTGGAGGAGCTGCAGCTGGACCTGTCCCCGCCGCCGGTGGGGATGGAGGTGGACGGCGCCGGGGGCGTCCACGGCGACAGcgactcgtcgtcgtcgtcgccgccgagcTCGTGCGTGTCGTCGGACGGGCGGAGctcgagcggcggcggcggcagcagccccGGGGGCAGTAAGTCGCCGATGGTGATCGGCGCCTGCACGCGGTGCCTCATGTACTGCATGGTGGCCAAGAAGGACTACCCGACCTGCGTCAACTGCAAGCAGCCGTGCCTGGTGGACCTGCTCCACGGCGAGGCCGGCCGTGTTGGTGGCGGCGCCAGgcaggccgccgccgccgccgccgctgacgacgacgacgacaagaagaagcAGGTGCACCGCCGTAAGCGCAGGTGAAGTGAGGCCGCCGTAAGAAGCTGGTGGTGGTGCCCGTGCCCGCGCCGCGCGCCCAGTGGATGCTCATACGGAGGGTC harbors:
- the LOC100277500 gene encoding uncharacterized protein LOC100277500, producing MSRGSSNGGVRSAARLEELQLDLSPPPVGMEVDGAGGVHGDSDSSSSSPPSSCVSSDGRSSSGGGGSSPGGSKSPMVIGACTRCLMYCMVAKKDYPTCVNCKQPCLVDLLHGEAGRVGGGARQAAAAAAADDDDDKKKQVHRRKRR